In Haladaptatus cibarius D43, the sequence AACCGCGACTCCGTGACGTCCGCCGAATACCGCCAGAGTCGGCCGGTCACCGCCAACCAGAACGTTCGCGGTGCGGGCGTGAGCAGTAGTACGGGAATCGTCAATACTGTCATGATGACGTTGAGAACGATTGCGACGAGGAAAAGCAGTCCCAGAAACGCGGCGACGAGTATCGTGAAGCCGATAGTGGCGAGGACAAGCAACACCAAGCCAAGGAGCGGCTCTGTGGACATCGTTTCCGCTTTCATTCCACTAGAATATCAGGTTAGTGGCAGAGTTTCATATCAGTGTTATAATCCGAGAATGATAATTAATGAACCACATGGATTTATGCTGTGTGATTTGCTCTGTCTAGGTGGCTATGGCGGAGGGAACGGTCACAGACGCGCGGACACTGGAACTCAACTACGAATACGCCCAGCGGAACGTAGACGTACTGTCCATCTGGTTCGAGTGTAAACCGCGAAAGACGGTTGAACTGCTCGCAGAGAACAACATCCCGCTATCACCGAACGACGAGGGGAAGTTCGGTTCCTACTACAACTACGTCAGAGAGGTCGTCGAAGCGAATTGAGTTACAGACGGTCAACGACCGTCTGTTCATCGACCACGAGATTGTACGCGCCTTCGTCCTCGTTCCACAGTACCAGCACCTCCTCGAAGGAAAGCAGATTTCCGTACTCTGCCTCTTGAAGCGCACGATTGAGCGCCGTCTCCTTCGTCAGCACTGCGAAGTGACTGACGTTCTCGCTCCCGTCACCGGTTTTGAACAGGTCGTTTCTTCCCTCCTCCGACAGCGAATGACTGAGTTTTACCGCGATGAGATTCACGCGCTCCGTAACGTGTCGCTCCATCTCGGTCATCTTCGCCGACCGAGATTTGTCGGCGGTAAATTCGAACCGACGGATTCCGTCAGTTCGAAGGACGACGTGAGAATACTGCACGTCCACGTTGACGAACTCGCCGTCGCCTCGGGCGTCCTCGCCGCCATTTTCGGTTTCGTCCCTCCCCTCACTCTCGTCCAATCGACGCTGGAACGCCGGAATGTCTAACTCCGATTTCACGTCGAACGACCACCCTCGGTCGCTCGGTTCCTCGCCCGGCCAGAGGCGGAGCGTCGGCGAGTACACCGTGGTTCGGTCGGAAACGTTTCGTTCGACCTCTCGAAGACCGATGCTGGCGTTTTTGTCCGCCGGGGCGATGGCGACCATCGAACCATCGTCGGCGAGATAGTCAAGATATTTTTCCGTGACAGCCTCGGGGTCGTCCACCTCGCTCAACACGTTGGCGAACAGAACGATGTCGTACTCGCCTTCCGGTTCGAACGCCTCCGCGGTTTCCCGGTGCGTCGTCGCGTGGAAGTTCTCCCGCGTTTCCTCCATCATCGCGGCAAACACGTCCACGGCGTCGCTCGGTTCGACGGCGTGATATTCGACCAAGCTATCGTCGGGATAGAAATCGTGGAAACCCAGTGCCGGGCCGCCGACACCAGCACCCACATCTAACACCCGAATTTTTCGGGAAAGTAGACCGCGCTCCGCGAGTTCCGAGAGGACGTACTGAACCACGGCGTAGTAGTCCGGCAGGTGGTAGATGGCGTAGGCGAGCGCGACTCGATAGTCGTACTCCACGGGATTCTGGGCGAAGTAATCCTCCTTGAGTCGGCGAATCGTCTCGCGCAGTTTCACTCCCGATTCGCCGTCCGGCCATCCGACGCCAAACTCCCCGACGAGCAGGTCTTCGAGTTTTCTTCCGTATGTTTCGGGGAACGATTCGACGCCGCGGAAGGTCGGTGAAATCGGCTCTTCGGAGGCCGGTTCGAAGGTTCCATCGTCGCGTTCCACGAGTCCGAGGTCGAGCGACTGTTCGCGGAGCACCTGCCGGACAACCGCCGGATGCGGTTGTCCTTCGATGTACTCCGAAATTTCCTCCGGGTCGATTGGGCGCACGTCGCGGAGGTAGAGCGCGTTCGAGCGCACCTGCTCGCGCTGTTCGGGTTTCATAGTTCGTCCTCCGATTCGTCTTCCGCTCGATTTGTCTTCATTTTCGCCGTTCGATACAGTCTCTCGAACTCCGTCGGGTCTGCATCCGCGAGGTCGTGGGCCGCGATTGCGACATCCTCCGCGCCGTCGAAGGCCGCCTGAATGTCGGCGTAGACGCGCGAATCGCCGCTCGTCACTTGCTCCGTGAGGTCGGCGAGGCTGTCGTAGACGGGTGTTCGAAGTCCCTCCGGAACCGAGTTCGCCGAGAGCGCGAAGGCAAGAACCGCGGTGTGCGCTCCCGCCTGCACCGTGGTCATCGCCTCGTCGTGTTCCTCCGGCGTCGTCTCGACCAGCGTGTTGCCGCGCGATTTGAGGGCAGAGAGAATTTCGTCGGTCACGGGGCCGGGTTCGGCCGCCACGACCGCCACGTTTCCGGGTGCGTTTTCGGGACCGAACAGAGGATGAAGGCTGACTCGTTCTTTGTCTGGCGCGTGTTTGGCCATCGAGGAAATCGGTTCCGCCATCACGCCGGTCAGGTCGAGGAGTGCCGTCTCGGCTTTCTCGGCGTGGTCTTCGATTGCGTCATCGACTGCGGGCAGGGGAACCGTCAGACAGACCGCCTCGAAGGTTTCTGACGTGTCCAGTTCGACCGCCTTTCCGCCGACTTGTTCTGCGGCGCGTTCCGCGACCGCCGGGTCTGCGTCGGTGAACGCGAGGTCGCAGTCCAGCGACTTGCCGAACCAGCGACCCATCGCGCCCGCACCGACGACGAGTACGTTCATTGCTGTCGGTTTGGCGTGGTTCGCCCAAAAGAGGTTCGTTTGGTCGGGTTGGATGTGGTCGGATTCGGTTGGGTTGGATTCGGCTACTCTTCGTACTCCATCTCGGGCAGTTCCACGACGCCGAGTTGGACGAACATCCCCAGTTCGTCGGCGTTGTCGTAGCGTTCCTGTATCTTCCCGTCTTCGATACGGTCGATGAGGATGCCGGTCATTTCGATTTCCTCGTCCGTCGGTTCGATGCCCATCATCTCGCCGCTGTGGGTCCCCCGCGTCGTGTATCGAACGACGACCTTGTCGTCCGTCGAAATCACGTCCTCGACGTTCATTTCGAGGTCGGTGAAAACCTTCCGAACTTCTTCGGCCATCTCCCGGTATTCGTCCCGCCCATCCATGTCCATCATTGGCGTGTGGTAGACGACGTCCTCCGCGACGACATCGTCGATGACGCCGAGGTCACCGCCGCTCCATATCTCTTCGATTTCCCGAATTACGACCGCTTCGTTGTCCGCAGTTCTGATGCTCATGGTGCTCTCTCCCCGCGGACGAATTACGCAGAGCAGCCGAATAAACGAGAACCATCGTTCAGGCGGAAACGGGCGCGAGACGGTGGGAAACGGGGAATGGGCCGGTATCGGGTAGCGGTTTCGATGCAACGTTTGTAATCGGTCAGAAAATAGCGCATGTTAAAACAGCGACGCCACCGACCGTTGCCGTCGGGATTGACTGGCTTTCCTTCCGGACGGATTGAGTGTCAGTCCGTCAGTCGTGTTTTCCCGGGTGGTCGTCTGCCAGATACCGACGCCCAACCAAATTCTCCCGAAGCGTTTCTCCTTCGTACTCCTCGCGCACCAACCCGCGTTTTTCGAGTTCGGGCACGACCAAATCCACGAAATCCCAAAGCGTGCCGGGGCGAACGAGTTCCTTCAAATTGAATCCCGTAACCCCGGTTTCGTCGCGCCATGCCTCCAGTTCGTCCGCGACCTGTTCGGGCGACCCGACGACGACGGGCGAGGTGGAACCGAGGCCGCAAAACTCCGCTACGTCGCGCACCGTCCAGTCGCGCTCCGGGGCGTGCTTGGTCAGCGCGTTGACCGCGCCCTGAATCGCCTCGGTTTCGATGTGTTCGACCGGTTGGTCGGGCGCGAGTTCCGAGAAGTCCAAATCCATGAACCCGCCGAGCAGGGTCAGGGTCGCCTCGGTATCGACGTTTTCGCGGTACGTCTCGTATTTTGCTTGGGCGATTTCTTCCGTCTCGCCGACGATTGGCGCGATTCCGGCGAAGAAAGCGAGTTCGTCGCCGTTTCGTCCCACCTCGGTCGCGCGCTCTCTTACGTCCTCGACGTAGCTTTTCACGGCTTCCGTCGTCGGTTGGCTGACGAACAACGCTTCCGCGTTGTTCGCCGCGAAGTTCCGCCCGCGCTCGGACGACCCGGCTTGATAGAGAACCGGGGTGCGCTGTGGCGACGGTTCACAGGAGTGCGGCCCGGGAACCGAGAAATGCTCGCCCTCGTAGTCGATTGCGTGGACTTTCTCGGGGTCGGTGTATTTTCCTGCGCCCACATCTCGAATCACCGCGTCGTCCTCCCAACTGTCCTCCCACAGTCGGTAGCAGACCCGCATGAACTCCTCGGCGCGGTCGTATCGCGTGTCGTGTTCCATTCGCTCGTCCAACCCGAGATTCTCTGCCGCGCTTTCGAGGTACGACGTGACGATGTTGAACGCGACTCGGCCGTCCGTGATGTGGTCTAACGTCGAAAACTCGCGGGCGAGTTGGTAGGGATGGACGTAGGTCGTAGAGCGCGTCACCGCAAAGCCGAGGTCGTCGGTCACGCTGGCCATCGCCGGAATCAGCAGCTCCGGGTCGTTCGCGGGCGTCTGGATGGCCTTCTCGATTGCGGTGTCCCGATTTCCGCCGTGTACGTCGTAGATTCCCCGCACGTCGGCGAAGAAGACGGCGTCGAACTTCCCGCGCTCTGCGAGTCGGGCGACCTCCTGCCAGTAGTCCATGTCGGTGTAGCGGTGGGATTGGTCGCCCGGCGTGCGCCAGTTGCCCGCCGTGACGTGTTCCACCGCGTTCATCGTGAACAGGTTGAAGTGAATGTTCTCGTCGCTCATTTGTTGGTTTCTGATTGGTTTGATGGTGCAAAGCAGAGGGGAACGCGGCCACGTTCTCCGTCATCTAGGTTGGGTCGTAATGCGTCGTGGCGGGGTTTGCTGGGGTCGTTTTGTGTATCTCTGGTTTTGCGAGGGGCTGAGTTGTTTGTGTCTGCTTTTCTGGTTCAGTTGTTGTCGCTGAGTCGATAGCTGTTGCCGACTCCACTGAAACCGCCACTGCTTCCGCACCGCCACTGCCTCCGCACCACCAGTGTCCCCACTCCTCCCCGCCAGCGCGGAGGTGCATTCGCGCCTCACTCCGTTCGTCGCTCACGCGAACGCACTGGCGCAACCATTCGGCTGACCAATCAAGCGATATGGCGCGCGCTGGCGGCCCTTCGAGAACGTAACGTTCGAGAAGGGTCGCCGAAGACGCGCGAGGGATGACTGAGGAGCACCGCGACGAAGGAATCGGTTGGGGAGGTCTGTGGACCGTTGCGGTGGCGGTTTTCAGTGGAGTCGTGATTTGCGGAAGAGACCGACGGAGACACACCAACAGAGTAGATTCCGAATCCAATCTCTCGTAAGTCGTAGTTTGCGGAAAAAGCACCAAAAAACCACTGAACTCAAAGTCGTGCTAACAAGAACAATAATAGTCGGAAGTCCCGAACTCGGTTTTCAGCAACCGATAGGCCGGGCCGACATCACTCGGACGATACACGCCAGTCGTCAACTCATCGACTCCCTCAAACTCACCGGAGAACAGGGTACGCCACTCACGTTCACCGAGCACGTCCGAGAAAGCGGCATCGTTTGCGAGCAGTTTCAGGTAATCTGCCAGATACACCCACGTCGCGTCGTGGGTGTCGCCAGCCTCAAATTCCTCGCCGACTGCCTCGGCGTAGGCGGCCCCCGGCAGGTCGGCCCCGGCCTGCACGGGCAGGCTAATCCACTTCCACGGGCGGGTGTTGATGTCCAACAGGACGTACTCCTCGCGCGATTGGTCGTAGACGAACTCGGATTCGCTGATTCCGTAGTAACCGGTTTCAGAAAGAATCGACAAGGCACGCTCTTCGATTTCCGGTTGGTCGGCCTGCCGAACCAGACAGGAAGTCCCGAACTCCTGCGGGTAGCGAACCCGGGCGTTGCCGATGAAGGTAACCGGGTCGCCCTCTTGGGAAACGTAGGACGCGAGCGAGCAATCTCGCCCCGTTGCGATGTCCACCTTCTCTTGGGCCATGACGTTGATTCCGGCATCTTCGGCCATCGCCACCACGTCCAAAAACTCCTCCTCGTCGGCGACTTCGATGACGTTCGTGCCGACGGCTTCCTCGAACTCGCGTTTGAGCGCAGGTTTGACGACGAACGGAAAGTCGAGGTTTTCGAGTGCTTTTTCGGGGGCCGTATCGGCCATTCGGTACGTTTCCGGGTAGGGAACACCGAGTTCCTCGGCCTTCTGATACAGCGATTCTTTGTTCAGCACGGCGTCGATGGTTTCCCGACCGGCGAAGGGAAGGCGGACGCCTTCGGGTTCGGTTCCGGCGAAGGCGTGCACCCATTCGTCCATACAGGGGAACGCAACTGGTTCGTGTTCTAGTTCGTCCGCGAGGGCTTCCACGTCCTCTCGGAAGCCGTCGCGGTCGTCCAGTGGGTAGGTTACCTGCCCCGCGAAATCCACGGCGTCGGAGTACGGCGCGACGCCCTTCCCGTTTCTGTCGATGGCGATAACCGGTACGTCGTGCGCTGACAGTGCGCGGGCAACGCTCAATCCGGTTACGTGTCCGTTGCAAACGATTGCTGGCGGCCTGTCGAACGTCGTCTCCGCCACTGCCTGACGAAGCCCGTCAAACGAGCGAAATTCCTCGGCCATGGCGTGAGGTTTTCGGAGCACGCGCTAAAGCGTGTTCGACTGGGCGATGTTCTCCGGTATCTCGGAGGGGTGTCGAACGAAAATCGTGTCGAGAGCTATCACCACGAAGGATGGATTGAAGACCGACCGAACTCATGTGCTACTGTGTCACGCACCAGCATTGTTTCGGCGTTCCTCGTGCTTTCCGCCCTCTGGGGGAGTTCGTTCGCCGCGATTCGTCTCGGCCTTCCGTCGATGCCTCCCGTCCTGTTCGCGGCACTTCGGTTCTATCTCGCTGGCGCGGTGATGGTGGCGTACGCGATATATTCCCAGACACGCTGGCGGCCGCAGGGCGACGACTGGAAAACGGTCGCGGTCGGCGCGCTGTTTTTCATCGCGGCCCATCACGCCTTCCTCTTCGTCGGCGAGCAGTACGTCACCAGCGCGGTCGCCGGAGTCATCATCAGCCTCGATCCGGTGCTGGCGGCCGGATTTGCGGCCCTCCTGCTCCCCGACGAGCGACTGTCCGAACTCGGGGTTGTGGGCCTTCTCTTCGGCCTCCTCGGGGCAACAATCGTGGCGAATCCGTCCCCGGAAAATCTGGTTGGAAGCGACGTTCGCGGCGTCGTGTTGGTGTTCCTCGCCGCGGCGGCGTTCGCCCTCGGTGCGGTACTCACGCGCCGCTTTCGAACCGACCTTCCGGCAGTGTCGATGCAGGCGTGGATGATGCTCGTCGGAGCGGTCGTCCTCCACGCAGTCAGCCTCGCCCTCCCGAGCGAGCGATTGGCGGACATCGAGTGGACGGTGGACGCCATCCTCGCACTCGGCTACCTCGCCTTCGTCGCGGGTGGCATCGGATTCCTGCTCTACTTCGCTCTGCTCGACGAAATCGGCCCGGTCGAAATCAATCTGGTCGGCTACGTCGCGCCCCTGTTCGCGGGACTCTCGGGATGGGTGGTTCTCGGCGAACCGATAGAAGAAACGACCGTGGCGGGATTCGCGGTTATCGTCGTCGGGTTCGCCCTCCTCAAACGTCGGGCGCTTCTAGATGCGTTTTGATCGCCGATTCACCACTGATTGCCGCTAGTTCCACGGTGCCCTGTCGGGGTCGATGAGTCGCTCTTCCCGGTCGATACCGTCGATTTTCTCCACGTCTCCTTCGTCGAGTTCGACGCCCAGACTGCGCCAGTTCTCCTGGATGTGTTCCTGCCCGGTCGCCTTCGGAATGGCGGTGACGCCCTTTTCACGGCACCACGCGAGGCTGACCTGCGCCGGAGTGGCGTCGTACTTCTCTGCGACCGCTCGAAGTTCCGGAACGTCAGCCACGTCGCCGCGAGCGATAGGCGAGTAGGCGACGAGTTCCACGTCAACGTCTTCCTGCCCGCAGAACTCCCCGAGGTCGTCCTGCTGGAGCAGGGGATGCATCTCGACCTGATTGGCGAAAATCGGCTCTTCGGCGACTTCGGCCGCCTCTTCGAGGAGGTCTACCGTGAAGTTGCTCACGCCGATTTCCCGTATCAATCCTTCCTCACGGAGTTCCGCGAAGGCTTCGAGGGTGTCGTCCGCTTCGTACTCGTCAGTCGGCCAGTGGACGTAGAGCAAATCGACGTAGTCGAGTCCTAACCGTTCGAGACTCTCTTCCGCGCTCGTGAGCACGTGGTCGTAGTCAAGGTTGTCCGGGCTGACCTTCGTCGCCACGAACAGTTCCTCGCGGGAAACGTCCGATTCAGCGATGGCGTCGCCCACCGCGGATTCGTTGTCGTATCCCTCGGCGGTGTCGATGTGCCGGTAGCCTGTTTCGATGGCGGTTTTCACGCTCTCGACGCACTGGTCGTACTCTTCTAACTCGTAGGTTCCGAAGCCGAGCATCGGCATGCCGTGAGTTTCGGGTACCGAGAAGGCGGTTACTTCCGGACTCGATTCTTTCGGTTCGGCTCGGTTCTCTCGCTCGGATTTTCCGTCTTCTTCGGCTTGGTCACCCTGCTCGCTCTCGGTTTCCATCGCCCGCTTTACCGCGTCGGGCGTCTCGATTTCGGAGGGCTTCATTCCCATCTCGTCCAGTGCTGGTGCACCCTTCGAACGCTTCCCGAACAGGTAACCGACGGCGAATCCCACGCCGATTGGAAGCACACGCCGGAGGAAACTCGTCGTTCGCCCCGTCTGCTCCGCGTGCGACTCTTCGGTGTCCGATTTTTCTTCGACCATGAAAACGCAGTCGCGGGAGGGCTACTTTTCGGTTGTGGCAGATAGAGTTGGAACTCAGTCCAAGACAAACTCGATTGGATAGTCGGTCAAATTCTCATAGCCGTCCTCCGTGACGACGACTAAATCCTCGATTCGGACGCCGCCGACCGCTGGGTCGTACAAGCCCGGTTCGATGGTGATGACGTGGCCCGGTTTCAGTTCGCCACCTGCGGGGCTGACTTTCGGGAGTTCGTGAACGTCCAAGCCGATGCCGTGGCCCGTGCTGTGGATGAATCCGGTTTCCGTGTTCGAGTCGCTCCGGAGCGTTTCGTACCCCGCGTTTTCGTACACGTCGCAGACCGCGTCGTGAACCTCTGTTCCTGTCGCGCCCGGTTCGACGGCTTCGAGCGCCGCATCGAACGCCTCGTGCGTGAGGTTGTAGCGCGCGCGCATCTCCGCGGATGGGTCGCCCTTGACGAACGTCCGGGTCATGTCGGCGTGGTACTTGCTCGCCTTGTCGCGCGGGAAGATGTCGATGATAATCGCTTCGTCGGCTTTGAGCGGCCCGCTTCCGCGGTCATGGGGATCTGCGGCGTCCACCCCGCAGGCGACGATGGTTTCGTCCAGCGCGGCCCCGTGGCGCAGGAGAGTGACTTCGATTTCCTCTTTCACGCGCTCGCTGGTCAGCACCTCGCCGTCGTGGTAGAGGATGCCGTCTTCGACCGTCGCGGCGGAAAGTAGGTCTTCTGCGGCCTGCATGGACGCCTCGTTAGCCTTCTGTGCGACGCGGACGTGTTCGATTTCCTCGTCCGTCTTCGTCGCGCGAATCTCGGTGATGACGTCGGTTTCCTCGGGTGAGACGGAAACGCCCACGTCGCGCAGGCCGTCCGCGACACCGACCGGGAAACGTTCTGGAACGGCGACCGATTCCACGCCGTGGTCGGCGAGGAACTCTGCAAGCACGCGCATTTCGGCTTCTTTCCACCCGTATTCGGAGACTTTCTCGTGGAAGTCGTACTCCGCGGTTCGCGTGACCGTTTCCGCGTCACTTTCTTTCTTTGCGCGTCCGTATTCGAGGCTCGAAACGAGCAGGTGGACGCCGTCCGCGTAGAGCGTCGTGAAGGAGTCCGGTGCGTCGAATCCGGAGAGATACAACTGGTCTGAGTCGGAGGATGCCGCGTCGATGAGAAAGCCGTCTACGCCTAGCGAATCGAGCGCGGAATCCAACGCCGAGAGGTCTTTTTCCATATGTCCCGCGACAGAGGCGAACAGTAAAACGATGTCGGAGACTGTGTTAGAAGGTCGGATTTGTTTTACGCGATTGAGGGTAGTACGTATTTTTCACTATATAAGTACGGCTCCAACGAGAGTGCAATCACGGAGAAACTGACAGCAAATATCTGCGGTTTATTTCGAACGCGAGTTTGCAAGTCACGACTCCACTCAAACCGCCTCCGCACCGCACCTCACACGCCTCCCCAACCGACTCCCTCACTCGCTAGCGCTCGTTTCGGTCATCCCTCGCGCGAACTCGGACAAACCTTCGGCGGCGAACGCCTCAGGTTTGCTGACGCACGCGCCACTGTGTTTGCGTCAGTTCGAAAATTCCATCCCACCGCGATGGCGCGCGCTGGCCCGCGCCGGAGGGCAGTTCGCCCGGAGGCACGGGCTGACAGCGTGCGAGGGATGACTGGAGGAGCGTTAGCGACGGAGGGAATCGGTCGGGGAGGAATGTGGCCGTCGCGGTGCGGTGGCGGTTTCAGTGGAGTCGTGATTACCTAGTGGCAAACCTGAACTGACCTCAATTACGCAAAATAAATCTAGACACGATACTGTTCGATTGGAGTCGGCAGCAGATAGCGTCTCAATCGAGGAAAAACATCCTCAAAATGGAATGTGAACCCCTCGTGGACTGCTTTTATACAAATCATAGTGTAGCTCGTCAACCCATGCACACACCTACCGTTGACGCTCAAAGGTTCAAAAACACCCAGAGAAAAATCGACAGAATGAGGTAACCCTCCCGAATAGAGTTCCGCAAGAATGTTCGACAAGGTTCTCGTCGCAAACCGTGGAGAAATCGCGGTTCGCGTCATGCGCGCCTGTGAAGAACTCGGAATCGACACCGTCGCGGTCTACAGCGACGCCGACCGAAACGCGGGTCACGTTCGCTACGCCGACGAAGCGTACAACATCGGCCCGGCGCGGGCGGCCGACTCGTACCTCGACCACGAGGCCGTCATCGACGCCGCCGAAAAGGCTGGCGCGGACGCCATCCACCCCGGCTACGGCTTCCTCGCGGAGAACGCCGAGTTCGCAGGGAAAGTGGAAGAGACAGAGGGCGTCACGTGGGTCGGCCCGACCAGCCACTCGATGGAACAACTGGGCGAGAAGACGAAAGCCCGAAAAGTGATGCAGGAGGCCGACGTGCCAATCGTTCCCGGGACGACCGACCCCGTTACGGAACCCGAAGACGTCCACGCCTTCGGCGAAGAGTACGGCTACCCAATCGCTATCAAGGCAGAAGGTGGCGGCGGCGGCCGGGGAATGAAAGTCGTCCGAACCGAAGACGAGGTCGAAGAGCAACTCGAATCCGCCCAGCGCGAGGGTGAGGCGTACTTCGACAACGATTCGGTCTACCTCGAACGCTATCTCGAACAGCCACGACACATCGAAGTGCAGATTATCGCCGACCAGCAGGGCAACGTGCGCCACCTCGGCGAACGTGACTGTTCGCTCCAGCGCCGCCACCAGAAAGTCATCGAGGAAGGCCCATCGCCCGCGCTCTCGGACGCGCTCCGAGAGGAAATCGGCGAGGCGGCCCGACAGGGTGTCAAGGCCTCCGACTACGTCAACGCCGGAACCGTGGAGTTCCTCGTGGAAGACGGCGAGTTTTTCTTCCTCGAAGTGAACACCCGGATTCAGGTCGAACACTGTGTGACCGAGGAATTGACGGGCATCGACATCGTAAAATGGCAACTCCGCGTTGCCGACGGGGACGAACTCGACTTCGCGCAGGAAGACGTGGAACTCGAAGGTCACGCGATGGAGTTCCGCATCAACGCGGAGAACGCGGCCCAAGACTTCGCACCGGCCCGGAGTGGGTCGCTCGACGTGTACGACCCGCCGGGCGGCGTCGGCGTCCGTCTGGACGATTCGCTCCGCCAGGGCGACGACCTCGTGACGGATTACGACTCGATGATTGCGAAACTCATCGTTCACGGTTCCGACCGTGAGGAGTGTCTCGCACGCGGTCGCCGCGCACTCGCGGAGTACGACATCGAGGGCGTCGTCACCATCATCCCGTTCCACCGTGTCATGCTCGAAGACGAGAAGTTCGTCGCTGGCGAGCACACGACGAAGTATCTGGACGAGGAACTGGACGACGAGAAGGTCGCAGACGCCCAAGCAAAGTGGGGGTCGGCGGAATCGTCCGGCGACGACGAGGAGGTCGTCGAACGCGAGTTTACGGTCGAAGTCAACGGCAAGCGATTCGAGGTCAATCTCGAACAGCGCGGCGAAATCGCGGCAGTTCCCGCGAACGGCAACTCCGGCGGCCAGAAACCGAAACCGGCGGGCGGAAGCAGTGGCGGCAGTGAAACCGTCGTGGACGCCGAGGGAGAAACGGTCAGCGCCGAGATGCAGGGGACGATTCTCGACGTGAAGGTCGCGGAAGGCGACGAAATCGAATCCGGCGACGTGGTCTGTGTCCTCGAAGCCATGAAGATGGAAAACGACGTGGTCGCCTCCCGCGGCGGCACCGTCACACAAATCGCGGTGAGCGAAGGCGACAGCGTCGATATGGGCGACGTGCTCGTCGTGGTGGACTGACCGGGAAAGTCTCTAACCGACGACGCGGTTTTTAGATGCGATGAGAACACAACGGATGCACTCACGAGAGACATCCGAGTCCGGGCAAACTTCGTTACTCAATCGACAAAAATGGCTTGAGACCCGTTCAGTACGAGTTGACGAGGTCGATGTAGTAACCCCAATCCCAGTTGGAACCCGGGTCGGTATGCGTACTCTCGGGCACTTGCGAGTGAGCGATGATACCACCGTTTGCCGGGTTCGCCGCGTCGTACGGAACGTTAGACGGGTGCTGTTTCGGGACGCCGTACTGGTCACAGAGCCAACTGGCTAGCTTGGCTGACGCCCGGTACTGGGCATCTTCGTACGTTCCGCTCACGTAGCCGCCGTGTTCGATGCCGACGGAGTACGTGTTGTAGTTCGACCCGCCAGCGTGCCACGCGATATTCTGGTCGCTGACACTCTGGTATTCGTAGCCGCTTTCGGAGACGGTGTAGTGTGCACTCACGTTAGCATCAGGGTTCTGGAACCAGTTGACCGCACTACTGGCGGAACCCTGGACGGTGTGAATGATGACCCAATCGATATAGCCTGCGCCGCGATTGGCGCCCGAGAAGTTGCTGGAGTCAGCAGGTTCCCAGTCAACAGACGGCTTCGCCGCCGCGGTACCGCTCATCGCCGCGGCCCCGCCGAGACCAGCCACGCCGACCGCGCCGAGGTGCTTCAATACGTCACGCCGTGTCGAATTACCACTGCTGTTTTCTTGCATCGCATAGCATTATTAATCAGTAGATACTTTAATTCAGTATCTAGTATACTTGGTATTGAGTAAACAATTAGAAACTAATTAT encodes:
- a CDS encoding carboxylate--amine ligase, translated to MAEEFRSFDGLRQAVAETTFDRPPAIVCNGHVTGLSVARALSAHDVPVIAIDRNGKGVAPYSDAVDFAGQVTYPLDDRDGFREDVEALADELEHEPVAFPCMDEWVHAFAGTEPEGVRLPFAGRETIDAVLNKESLYQKAEELGVPYPETYRMADTAPEKALENLDFPFVVKPALKREFEEAVGTNVIEVADEEEFLDVVAMAEDAGINVMAQEKVDIATGRDCSLASYVSQEGDPVTFIGNARVRYPQEFGTSCLVRQADQPEIEERALSILSETGYYGISESEFVYDQSREEYVLLDINTRPWKWISLPVQAGADLPGAAYAEAVGEEFEAGDTHDATWVYLADYLKLLANDAAFSDVLGEREWRTLFSGEFEGVDELTTGVYRPSDVGPAYRLLKTEFGTSDYYCSC
- a CDS encoding ester cyclase, which codes for MSIRTADNEAVVIREIEEIWSGGDLGVIDDVVAEDVVYHTPMMDMDGRDEYREMAEEVRKVFTDLEMNVEDVISTDDKVVVRYTTRGTHSGEMMGIEPTDEEIEMTGILIDRIEDGKIQERYDNADELGMFVQLGVVELPEMEYEE
- a CDS encoding small ribosomal subunit Rsm22 family protein is translated as MKPEQREQVRSNALYLRDVRPIDPEEISEYIEGQPHPAVVRQVLREQSLDLGLVERDDGTFEPASEEPISPTFRGVESFPETYGRKLEDLLVGEFGVGWPDGESGVKLRETIRRLKEDYFAQNPVEYDYRVALAYAIYHLPDYYAVVQYVLSELAERGLLSRKIRVLDVGAGVGGPALGFHDFYPDDSLVEYHAVEPSDAVDVFAAMMEETRENFHATTHRETAEAFEPEGEYDIVLFANVLSEVDDPEAVTEKYLDYLADDGSMVAIAPADKNASIGLREVERNVSDRTTVYSPTLRLWPGEEPSDRGWSFDVKSELDIPAFQRRLDESEGRDETENGGEDARGDGEFVNVDVQYSHVVLRTDGIRRFEFTADKSRSAKMTEMERHVTERVNLIAVKLSHSLSEEGRNDLFKTGDGSENVSHFAVLTKETALNRALQEAEYGNLLSFEEVLVLWNEDEGAYNLVVDEQTVVDRL
- a CDS encoding LLM class flavin-dependent oxidoreductase — its product is MSDENIHFNLFTMNAVEHVTAGNWRTPGDQSHRYTDMDYWQEVARLAERGKFDAVFFADVRGIYDVHGGNRDTAIEKAIQTPANDPELLIPAMASVTDDLGFAVTRSTTYVHPYQLAREFSTLDHITDGRVAFNIVTSYLESAAENLGLDERMEHDTRYDRAEEFMRVCYRLWEDSWEDDAVIRDVGAGKYTDPEKVHAIDYEGEHFSVPGPHSCEPSPQRTPVLYQAGSSERGRNFAANNAEALFVSQPTTEAVKSYVEDVRERATEVGRNGDELAFFAGIAPIVGETEEIAQAKYETYRENVDTEATLTLLGGFMDLDFSELAPDQPVEHIETEAIQGAVNALTKHAPERDWTVRDVAEFCGLGSTSPVVVGSPEQVADELEAWRDETGVTGFNLKELVRPGTLWDFVDLVVPELEKRGLVREEYEGETLRENLVGRRYLADDHPGKHD
- a CDS encoding DMT family transporter, coding for MSRTSIVSAFLVLSALWGSSFAAIRLGLPSMPPVLFAALRFYLAGAVMVAYAIYSQTRWRPQGDDWKTVAVGALFFIAAHHAFLFVGEQYVTSAVAGVIISLDPVLAAGFAALLLPDERLSELGVVGLLFGLLGATIVANPSPENLVGSDVRGVVLVFLAAAAFALGAVLTRRFRTDLPAVSMQAWMMLVGAVVLHAVSLALPSERLADIEWTVDAILALGYLAFVAGGIGFLLYFALLDEIGPVEINLVGYVAPLFAGLSGWVVLGEPIEETTVAGFAVIVVGFALLKRRALLDAF
- a CDS encoding prephenate dehydrogenase/arogenate dehydrogenase family protein, whose amino-acid sequence is MNVLVVGAGAMGRWFGKSLDCDLAFTDADPAVAERAAEQVGGKAVELDTSETFEAVCLTVPLPAVDDAIEDHAEKAETALLDLTGVMAEPISSMAKHAPDKERVSLHPLFGPENAPGNVAVVAAEPGPVTDEILSALKSRGNTLVETTPEEHDEAMTTVQAGAHTAVLAFALSANSVPEGLRTPVYDSLADLTEQVTSGDSRVYADIQAAFDGAEDVAIAAHDLADADPTEFERLYRTAKMKTNRAEDESEDEL